GTTTGATGCCAGCGGTTTTTACACAACATCTGTTTCACATGTTGACTCTTGTCACTCCATTAAAACCCTCCGTTCTTTCCAGGCTGAGCTCCATAATAGTGGTGCGCGTCACTATCAGGCCTTCAGCCTCATCTTCAGGACATCAACTCAGATCATGATGCTGGAATGTGTCGAtcacagcttctcctccagagtCACGACACTGATCCACGTAGAGGATCTGTGGGATTCAGTCTGATCCCAGTGTCTCTCATTTCATCTTCAGAGTTTTGCTTTTTGACATCAAACCCTTTCACCTTTGAGTGTTTAATGCCTTTAGGAATTTTTATCACTGATCCTGTCCATATGTTCCAGCTGAGAGTTCTGCTTGTTGCTTGATTGTTAGATCTTCTCCATCTGTCTATATATATTACTCTCACAGCTTCATAGAAGCACTGTTGGCCGCTGCAGACATACATGTGTGGACTGGGAGGCAAAAACGCAGCAGATTCTTCACTTAGCAGCAGTTTGGGCCCAGCTCAGCTGTCAGATCCCGGCTTTGGACCGGCCCAGCGGTCCTGTACCCGGCGTATGGCAGCCACATGTGGTGACGCTCCGACGAGTTGCAAAAGTAAAGCGAATAAAAGCCGACGGCAGGTTCCTGATTAGTGTGACTCAGCCGCTCTGAGGAGCCAGTTTCAGTTCATCACAGCTCCGTTTGTCAGACTTTGTTGTTCTGTTACACGTCGTTCTGTTTGTTGGCTCACAGAGACTCTGACACATCCTGGGCCTTTAAATCAGCTGTAAGGTGAGTGTTGGTGTGTAGATTAACACAGGTCAATTTAATGAGGGAATAATctgtagacagagacagagcacgGACATTTGTCCATCCAGGTTTTCCAGGCGTTTCCAACACACGTAGATCAGCTCATCTACATGGAACCGCGTCCTCGTTCCGCGACgatcctccttttctcttttctcttcatctttcatctccattttctctccatcttttctcttttctctccatctgtgtCTTTTATAACCCGGGGTGTCACAGCTCCGTCGGCTCGTCTCTATCACTAACAGATGCTGTGTTGTTCTTGACTGGACTtaataacaaaagcaaaaagtaaagaTCAAATTAGCGGGAAGCGAGTGATTGGCAGCCAAAGCGAGCTGGTGCAGGAAATGGAACTTGAATTAGACGAAATGATTTGAGGACAGATTCATGAAGACGGCGCCTGGGAACGCAGTGTGACTGGTACAGATGTGTGACGTGGACTCTGAAGCGTAATGGAGCCCTTTGAACAGTGAGGTAAAGAGATGAAGTCAGGCTAAAAGTCTGGGATTCATGGCTCGGTCCCTTTGATCAGCTCTCTATCATTATAAACATGATATTTATGATGTGACAACAGATGTGACTCAGTGTGAGCGTGAAGGACATTATTCCAACGCTGCTGGTGGAAATAAGAGAACTGTAAAAATCACAGTTATTACTTTACTGCAGCCTGAACAAactcatttattattaatcaaTCAGCGTTATTTATAAAGAACCTTAAAATCAACAAAGTGCTGAATATAGACAAACACTAAACAAGATATTTAAAGGaacagacaaaataaatgttaaaaaccgaatgaaataataaaaatacagataaGAAAATACAGATAAGCCGCTGAAAAAGCTTGGTCACCTCTGGACTTAAATACACCAGGACCAATGAAGCGACGCCAAGGTTGGAGCAATATGCTCTGGCTTTTTTGTACCAGTTAGAATCCAGGCAGCAGCGTTTTGGACCAGCTGTAGTGACCTCTGTCTTGGTCCAACATAACAACTGAACTGTGCATCCAGTTTTAGCTCGGTCCAGTCTCACACCCAGGTTTGTTGCTGGAGATTTCAGATACCTGCTTAAAGCACCCAGGTCAACCTGGACTTTGGAGGCATCGTCCAAACAGCGTGACCTCAGCTTTTTTATCACTAAAAGGCAAAAAGTTCAATGacatccatgcttttatttgtaaCATTTGAGATGTGTGGAAGAAAGAAGACGGACACTTTTTTTCCTTAAAGACAGATGCATTAAAGcctcagaggagagagaggcgatGAGGGACATGAACAGAAATAAGTTCAGGCCCTGTACTGTCTGTGACCTGGGGCAGCGTGCATTATATAGCATAGGACGACTCCAGCCATGCAACATTGATGCCGAtgctgagtgtgtatgtgtgacggGAGATGGAATAAGAAGCCAGACCTCAAACCATGAGTGGAGCCGTTAAGAGCAAACAGTTGCTTCACAGTTCAGGCGTCCATCCATGATATAGACAGGATACAGTGGATACAGTGGTTACGGTGGATACAGTggctacagtagctacagttgATAAGGTGGTCACAGTGGCTACAGTGGTTACAGTggttacagtagctacagttGATAAGGTGGCTACAGTGGATACAGTGGTTATAGTGGCTACAGTGGTTACAGTGGCTACAGTGGATACAGTGGCTACAGTGGTTACTGTGGTTACAGTGGTTACAGTGGCTACAGTGGATACAGTGGCTACAGTGGTTACTGTGGTTACAGTGGTTACAGTGGCTACAGTAGCGGCAGAAGAAGAACCAAATGGGAGGAAAGAGATGAAAGGAGGCGTTGGATGTGCTGAAAGCCAAGCAGGATTAGAGCAGACACAAAGACGGGGATGGAGAGATAAGATGAAAAGCTGATTGGAGGAGATGAGGTGATGCCTGATGACAGGTCCacaaaagcaggaagcaggtctGATCAGCCgagtgacgctggaggagacctgaaaagctgcagctctggacccGGGCTCATCCGGACCCGGGCTCAACCGGACCCGGGCTCATCCGGACCCGGGCTCATCCGGACCCGGGCTCATCCGGACCCGGGCTCATCTGGGCCCCGGCTCATCACTCCTGTTCCACGGCTCATATTTAAATCGTGACACGTTTGTATCTGTGCAAACATCCTGCATCTACGAGCACCTGCTATTGTACCTTCAtctttgaattattattatcctTCTAGACATAAATCCCCCAACCAGACTCACAGAGATCATTTGCTTGATTCCTCTATAATGAATTGTCTGATGTCATTCTATTACTGTGACGCTGACGACCTGTCTCAGTTGATCCCACAGCATCTTTCAATAGCAGCAACAGATGGAGTCCGGATTCTGGATCAGAGCTGGTCCTCGACTCATCGTGACAACAGACAAGGTCGCGTCTCTTTAATCTACGTCTGTTATTGGATGGAGAGAACGCGCCCTTTGCTGCACGGTGTGAACGTAAAGCGGCAGGTCTATATATAGACGCTGTCTCTACCACGGTAGAAGGAAGCGCACACCTGGTCTTTAAAAGCCACGAAGCAGCGTGATGACGCTTGATTCTGCAGCCGAGCCTCCTCTCGCTCTGAGCCTCACCTTAAAACCAGGACATGAACTAAATACCCTGCACTTCCTGCCTCGGACGCGTGCAGCCTCTGGGGACAGACAATCCTACCTGTGACCGGGGCCTTCTATCAAATATTGAAGGTGGCCGTCCCAAGATAGCCTTGATAACATTAAAGCAGAGCAGTGGTTCTGCAGAGGCTTAAAGTGACTTTGACTGGTTCAGGGACATTAGCTCTCTGCTGCAAATGCACGTAATAACTGCAGAGCAGCGCGGCGACACCTCCTCCTGTGTTCAGATAGATGGAGGCCAGAAACAGGCACCTGTGCATGTGGGAAGAAAGTGTCCTGTGATTCTCCATCACTGGGAGCCGCTTAGATCAGGGAGTGCGCCTTTAATCAGATTCTCCTCATCAGAGAGTGGTCATAAATATTAACTTTAATAATTCACAGACAGGTTCAAGCAGAGTTCTACAAACCATAATCACatctcagctgtgtgtgtgtgtgtgtgtgtgtgtgtgtgcgtgcttggtTGCACATGTATGAAGGAAACTAAGGGCTGATGTGTTCTGTTAGTGATTACTGGGGAATGAATGTGTATTTCACTTTTACGAGACAGCTGAACATATTTAACATCTAACCGCACAATaccaatacccccccccccccccactcacacacacacacacacacccacacccgcAACCACCCGTTCCCTACCACATGCCTCCATCTTCCTTCGACCTGGAGCCTGGTGAATCTGACAATGAAACATCActatgaaccccccccccccctcgttatTACCAGTGATATTATTACCATCTTAGCAGTGACAGAGCCCAGTCACTGACTGTGTCACGCCTCAGTGAGCGTACAGTGTTTGCTAATTTGTTATCTGTAGATCAAAACCTGTGTGTGAGCCTCAGGTGTCAGTCTGAGGCCCAGAGGCTGATGGATCCTTcacctgctggtgtgtgtgtgtgtgtgtgtgcgtgtgtgtgcgtgtgtgtgtgtgtgtgtgtgtgtgtgtgcgtgtgtgtgtgtgtgtgtgtgtgtgtgtgtgtgtgtgtgtgtgtgtgtgtgtgtgtgagatcctTTCTTTGATATAGGAGCTGGATCCTTCCTGCCTCACACACTCAGCGATgcccacagacacagagtgTTGGACCCCTGCAGGCAGCGCCACATTGGACCCGGCTCTGATCCTTTGATTGACACTGTGATGTAAACACTGGACAGACCCATTAACCTCCGGTGTCAGGTTGCTCATGACTTCTGCCACAGAGTGTGGGAGTGAGGAGCCGAAGCAGGAAGAGGCCTCATCCTGTCCCCGGGCTCCTGCTCTTAACCTGCTCTGTGAGCTGTGCACTAATGACGAAGCGCTGCCTACACGTGGAAACAAAGCAAATCCAATTTAGATGCGTTTGTCCTCCGTCTGTGCTTCACACCTCGACAACAGGTTAAAGCCCTCGTTTAAGGTCCGTGTCATCACTGCAGAcgaactgctgctgctcagttacATCTTTTTCACCTCAGTCGTCTCCATTCGTGTCTCCTTCAACCTgttctgtttttcctcctcactctctgaACCTCTATTTCTGACCCCACTCTCTCGCTTTCCGTCTGGCAGTCTAGACAGTAACAGACTTGTGGTTTTACTAATTCATAGTAAAGTTGGAGGGTTTTTTCAGATGGCTCAACTTTGTTCTTAAAGTAGCTCTAGTGCCACTCGACGTctgctgcctcgtctctgccgcCGCCTCTTTGTTCCTTTGCGTTTTTAATGTCGCTGCTAATTAATTAGTGCCTGCACTTGGATGTGGAtgcacgaggagctgcaggatcAGACTCTGAAGCCAAACGCACCCGCTCTATGGTTTACGCCTATCTACATGTCAAATGTGAGGCTAGCCCCATTAGCATCAGCAAGTTTGAGCTTCTGTTGCTGGTGATTGTGCTTGTGTTACTGAGGATGTTTTGGTAAAAACACGGCAGACTGACTCAAAGTGCTCATGTCAAAGGTGACTCTTTGGAGTAAAACTATCTTGACCGCCTGAGGGtcgaagagagaaagagacggaTGGAAGCAGGCTTTCAGTGAGTCAGTCTCATTAGCCATGAAAGCCTCTGAACCAGGTTTTTCTGTATTTTGACCCAAGATGCATGAAACACTCGTTCATTGTGAGCACCATCGATCCCGACCCACATAAACCAGTTCAGGTGTGAGGcccacagtcaaacacacaaatgaatcACATGTACCCGTTTTCTCAAGCTACTTTATTGACTACACTTTGTGACTTGCTGCATGCAGCCGGAGGCGTTTCAGCTACTTTACATCTGGTATTCACAGATCCATACACAAAACGGTGACTATGCACGTCAACCTGTTGGTTCTGGTCCGAATCGTCTCTTGAATTGAACGAACAAGGAACGCGGTGCGACACGCGGCAGGAAGCGAGGGAGCGTGACTGCGGTGACTGTGAGGAGGACCCGCACGGAGCAGGACATGTTGGAGGCGTGCGTCATGTGACGGAGCACACGCGTGCTCCGTGCCATCGGAGCAGCGGTGAGGGCGTCCGCGCTTCGTGCCTTGATCATGGCGTCGAGCAGCCGCTCTCTGTCTCCGTccctgcgtctgcagcttcacctcctcCGCAGCACGGCTCAAATACAGCAAACACTAAGACTAGACGCTTGGCAAACACACATACGAGTCGTAGTCACTCAACAGTTTGAACGTGATTCACTTCTACTGCTTTACAATTAGTTAATAAGATACTGGGGAAAGTGGGAGCAAAAAgcacaaaaggaagaaaagtgcaagattgtaaaagtaaaaagcaGATGATACAAGACTAATAagcagaaggagggaggaggcgtgaTGGAGAAAGGTGGAGGAGAACGGTCAAGTAGAggacgaggaaggaggaaaacatGAATGATATGAAGATAAAAATAGAAGCAGATGATTGGATCTGAAATGTTAAAGTGCCCTGGAGAtgtgaccaacacacacacacacacacacacacacacacacacacacacacacacacacacacacacacacacacacacacacccaagtGTGAGCTAGCAATGGTCTCAGAGAGAGGATGTCCTCTTGCTgaactcacaaacacaaacacacacgctgctcagaTGCTGCTGAGGACGCTCCCGTTGGGACCAGCTGTCATCGCCATGGTTACGGTCGGAGTTcagagacaggacagagagCACACACTGGTGTCCACCTAGCAAACTGAAACTAAAGTCCTAAGCTACGAGCCGCTGTGCAAAGCGAGCgcttgcgtgtctgtgtgtgtgtgtgtctctctctctcccccaggcAGCCGGTGTCGCTCGCCCGCTCAGTTGTTCCTCCGGTGCTTCTGGTGCCACAGCGCGGTCGGCAGGTTCTGGCAGCCCTGGTACTCCCGCCGCATCTCCCCGTCAGTCAGCGGCGGCGTGACGTTGCAGGGGGCGCCGGCCAGCGTCACGTTCATCAGGCCGGCCCAGGGTTCTGGTACGCGGCTCGTCCCCGGGCCCTGATGACACCCACACAGCAGGACGGGTTAGGAGACGGACTGGGTGAAAGCATGGAGCCCAAAGTCACAGGTTACCTTCCCCAGGTGGTCCAGCAGGCAGGTGCCAGGGCCGATCAGGGACCAGCCGCTGTCCTCCCAGCCTGGGCTCGacctctggttctggtggctgtGGGTCTGCCGCGTCTGGCCCTGGATCAGGACCACGTTGAGGTGCTTCTGGGAGCCGCGCAGCCTCTTGGACAGAACGCCGCTGTAGCTCTGGTCCACAAAGAGCAGAACCCGCGTGGCCCTGCAGCCGGCCAGGTCCGCCAGCAGCTCGTTGACCGAGTAGCGCTCCTTCAGGTCCGCCTGGAGTCAGAGAGGAAAAcgggtcgggccgggccgggtcgggtcGCGGTCGGACACACGCGGAGCGCGCGCCGTTACTCGCTGGTACTTACGATGCCGTTGAGGTTGGCGTCCCACAGCAGCATGGTGCCGTCGGTGCGGGTGGGGGAGTTCAGGTACAGAACCAGCGTGTCGGCGCAGTGCTGCTTCCTGCAGACGTACGACACGTGGTTCCGGATCACGGCCTTCTCCGTCGCCGAGTGCACGCCCTCCAGGTCGTCTGCGGGGTCATGATTGGTTAGTGAGCCCTGTGGCTGCTTTTAATGATGACAACCAACAGTAAGTACTTAGCATCAGCGTGTGGTGTTCAGGGACAGTAAAGTGTGTAGGACATCCTCCTACTGTATGGTCTGTCCTACCAGGAAGCTGTCCGCTGCTGGCAAAGAAGGTCTTGATGTGGTCCTTGTGGAAGCCGTTGCTGCGGAGCATCCGGTAAAACCTCTGCAGGTTCTGGAGGTGGCGCTGGAAGGtgatctgctgctgccagcCCCCTGCACACGGCAGCGAGCGTGAGCGAGCTAGCGAGCTAGCGAGCGGGCGCGGTGCACCGTGGGTAAGCGTGGGCGTGTCCTACCTGAGAGCAGCACGGCGTGGTCGCACGTCTGGTAGAGGCGGCAGGAGAGGTGCGTGGCCAGCGGCTGCTGGTGGCAGCGCCTGGTGTTCTTGTTCAGCTCGCAGCTGGAGACGGGCGGCGCGGGGGCGCCGAGCGCCAGCGGCCGGGGACACGCCGCGAACTCCGCGTGGTCTGAGGGAGGCGGGAGAACAGGGTGAAGGCCCGGGTGGAGCTGCTCGGGGGCCCCAGTGGACGACCTCTGTGAGGCGCAAATGAGACGTACCCACGCATCGCAGTCTCTGGGTGCCGTTGCCGTCGGCGACGCCAACCACCAGGGGAAGGAAGTTGACCTCGCAGAGTCCTCCGATGGCGCGCTCCACCAGGCGGCTGCCTCCGCCGGCCCCCGGGCCTCCGCGCAGCGCCCCCACCGCCGAGCGCCCGTTACCCAGAAGCCTCTCTGGCGCGGCCTGCCGGCgcttcagctggttctgacAGCGGCCCTTCAGGGCCAGCGTCAGACACTCCTCACCTGCAGACGCGGCGGCGGAGCTAGCGTGAGACGATGCTAATGTGTTTGCTAGCCTTGAATCCATGCTAACCTCAGCGaacctccctctgctctctgtctgtttgctgctcaAGGTTAAAAGGGGTTTAAAGAAAGTTTGACTCTAAAAGACACGGATCCAAATCCATCTCGTGGACACAGCAGGGGGCTCAGTGCTCGGCTATTAATAATTGAAAGGTGTGCATTGGGCCAAATTCACCTCAACATGAGGCCCTAACCTCCCTCACAGCAGGGGCTCAGCCGCTAGCACTTAAACCCGGGTATCACAGAATACATTCACTTCCTGTCCCCTTAGACCAAATCTGCATCAGTGAAGCACTTTGGAAACACTTGTGCTACTCTGGCTTTTAGCCATTTATCCACAGTGGAGCTGTTTAACCCTGTTACAAAGACTCACTTTATATTTATAGTTGTGCTAATTCGAACCTGGGTCTAACTTTTTAACTGAATATGTAGAAATTGGCTCTTGACGTAACTTTAGCCTATTTTTAAAAGCAACCGTCCCACAGAAAAAGCAACGGTCAACAAAAAATGTGTTGGCCTTGCAGACGAGCGCGTGCGTCCGCAGCTCAGGTGTGATGAGAAGTGCTGCCTCAGCCCGCGCGCTGTAAGCGGAGCCCCACTCACCCAGGTAGATGCCGTCCAGGTGGGAGCACCTCTTCTTGGTCACGTTCACGTCCACGTAGAACAGGACCAGCGGGTGGCCAAAGTTCTCCCCCGGACTGGGGTCCAGCACCAGCACGGCGTCGTGGGCCGTGGAGTCGGGGGGCGGCTGCTGGTGCCGGTGGGGGCCGTCACCTGCGTTGCTGAGCTGGCCGAGGCTGAAGCCCCCCCTCGGCTTGGAGGCCGGCGCCCCCCCGGACGAGTCGGGCAGGATGGCCAGGACCTTGTCTGCCGCGCCTGAAACGGGAGCGGCGTGAGGCCGTGCCAGAGTCAAAGGAGCCGGTGACTGGATTACAGCCTAGATAGTAATTAATGACAGTGTAGCATCCCTAcgtggttgccatggcgaccggGACGACCCCCTACCTGCAGCAGCCGGAGGCTCCGACACGTACACGGCCACGGCCGCCGCCGGCAGGTGGGCGAGACGCCGGCACTCGGCCTCCGACTGGGACCCCCTGCGGAGGCACCGCTCCAGCTGGTCCCAGTGCAGCGCCTGGAGGCCGGAGCGGACCCAGCGCTCCAGCCGGGCCATGGGGGCCACGGCCGCCGTGTGCAGGAGGAGCACGGAGAGAGGAGCCGCGAGGAGAACCAGCAGCCGCATCCTCACACGCCGGCGCTTCGATGCAAGATTAAAATCCTTTGGGTTTTTGCCGCTGTGATTCCTCCTGGTTCTCGCTTTTCCACTTTGTTCCTTCTGACGTTCCTTTTTTGAATCTGCTTTAATTTAGTTATCGTCtcttttttcagattttctttttaggtttttcttttttttatgatttttatttcttttgatTTGACTTTTCAAACCTTTGTTGCTGGATCTGGTTTAGACTTCTTTGACTTCTTTCCTGTCTGAatgatatttttattgttttttttccttttcttggaattcttcctttttaataaagcaaTAAGAGAAGCTGCTACTCTCCTTTAACCTTTATGTCTCTTTCTGTTATTTCTTCTTTCCTTTGTATTTGCTTGGATTTAACACACACCAACATCCTCTTGTAGTGaatccacaataaaagcctttcCTTTTATTCTTGTGTCTTCTTTATTCCAAACTTCGTCACATCCCAGCGTTCCCAGAGACCTGGAATCAGAGTTCTGCAGTAGATACTAGATGACTTTTTGCCTCcctcctttttctctttcagtCTGATTCATCCATTtgagctggagcagcttcagtctcTGTGTGCTGCTTTGGACGGAGTAAGACAAGTTGGTCCTGGCAACCGAAGCAGTGGACAGATCCTGTTTCTGGTTCTTCTTTCTTCCGAGACGCCCAGTTTGTCCTCCAGAATACCAACTCTCACTGATTTGAGACCAAATCGTCTAAAGCTCAGAAGACACAagcgctcctgctgctccaccttctTACTGCTCAGCTTCAGTCTGCTCCCTGCTCTCTttatctgtttctctctctctctctctctctctctctctctctctctctctctctctctctctttctctcctcctgtaTCTGCAAGCTGGGGCATGTCAGGGTGAAAAAGGAAGATATGAAGAGTCCAGAAAGAGGAGACATATGAGGGAAATGAAaggacaaaagaaaaagatgcaTAAGTGGAGGAAGTCAAAAGTCAAAAGGGAGGAAACAAGACAGAGAAGagaatggagaaaaaaacagaacgtGTGAAGACGGAGGAAAGAAATGAAGGACAAGGGATCAATGAAAATATCAGAGGATGCTTGACAGGAAAAAATGAGATGGAAAATAACTTTGAATGTTGAAGAATGGGAGGAGGATAAATTAGGATTTAAGAACATTACAGAGGAAAAGGGAtacaaagagaagcaggaggtgaCAAACAGGAGAAAAAGGGGCAAAGGCAAAGGGAATAGtgcagatggagagagatgagGGAAGAACACatagaaaagagaaacagaatGACCAGAAGCAGACATGACTGAAAAAACTATAGCGTTTTTATCTGGTGAGGTGATGctgacatttttaatgtttcctCATCAGTATCATCGACTTTCTACAAATAAGCTGCAGCTCTTTACGGCACCACAAGAGGGCAGAAGAGATTAAACAGCGAAAtatcattaaatattaatgGTTAGTACACATAGTGCAGCGGTGTTCATAACCAGTAAAACTGTCTGACTTGTTTATAGTTATTAACGTTTGAAAGTTTGGGCTTTAGAGTGAAGCGCCCTCGTCTGGTGCAGTGACGTGTATTCACCACCTGGGGGAGCTCGCGTCCAGACTCGACTTCTAATGTGACGCGGAACGTCGGCGTAATAATAGACGATCTTTGTGCGTGATCTATCACTTGGACGTTTCCAGTAGTTACT
This genomic interval from Betta splendens chromosome 21, fBetSpl5.4, whole genome shotgun sequence contains the following:
- the si:ch211-67e16.11 gene encoding uncharacterized protein si:ch211-67e16.11, with protein sequence MRLLVLLAAPLSVLLLHTAAVAPMARLERWVRSGLQALHWDQLERCLRRGSQSEAECRRLAHLPAAAVAVYVSEPPAAAGAADKVLAILPDSSGGAPASKPRGGFSLGQLSNAGDGPHRHQQPPPDSTAHDAVLVLDPSPGENFGHPLVLFYVDVNVTKKRCSHLDGIYLGEECLTLALKGRCQNQLKRRQAAPERLLGNGRSAVGALRGGPGAGGGSRLVERAIGGLCEVNFLPLVVGVADGNGTQRLRCVDHAEFAACPRPLALGAPAPPVSSCELNKNTRRCHQQPLATHLSCRLYQTCDHAVLLSGGWQQQITFQRHLQNLQRFYRMLRSNGFHKDHIKTFFASSGQLPDDLEGVHSATEKAVIRNHVSYVCRKQHCADTLVLYLNSPTRTDGTMLLWDANLNGIADLKERYSVNELLADLAGCRATRVLLFVDQSYSGVLSKRLRGSQKHLNVVLIQGQTRQTHSHQNQRSSPGWEDSGWSLIGPGTCLLDHLGKGPGTSRVPEPWAGLMNVTLAGAPCNVTPPLTDGEMRREYQGCQNLPTALWHQKHRRNN